In a single window of the Sphingosinicella microcystinivorans genome:
- a CDS encoding aldehyde dehydrogenase family protein, which produces MTTPPIDWHARAAAITLPVRPFIDGRFVESTGAERFDSINPAANRPVCTLPAGTAEDVDRAVAAARRAFEDGRWAKATPLQRKAVLLRIAELIEANADDLALMDSLEMGKAISAARAEIAFATGFFRYYGEAVDKLYGTVAPSDGITLSLGLLEPRGVVGAIVPWNFPLINAVLKAAPALAAGNSVVLKPSEIASTSALKLAEIAAEAGLPDGALNVVPGLGPTVGQAIGRHGGIDLVSFTGSTATGRLFMTYAGQSNGKPLLLECGGKSPQVVCGDMADDLDAVAARVAHDAFWNQGQWCAAKTRLIVEDGFHDRLVEAVIRAAAERVPGDPLDPATNFGTIATRGQLGKVRGFIDHARTEGANVAFDGGTWGETSTAPAILTDVRPDMTVACEEVFGPVLSVMRFRDFDEALAIANDTAYGLAASIWTRDARRTQAAARGIRAGRVTVRASAAAGEHSGFALGAEPWGASGFGIEGGMEGLRSYCRFKSVEIVC; this is translated from the coding sequence ATGACCACGCCCCCCATAGACTGGCACGCACGCGCCGCCGCGATCACCCTCCCCGTCCGCCCGTTCATCGACGGGCGCTTCGTCGAGTCCACCGGCGCCGAGCGCTTCGATTCAATCAATCCGGCCGCGAACAGGCCGGTCTGCACGCTTCCGGCGGGCACGGCCGAAGACGTCGACCGCGCGGTCGCCGCCGCCCGGCGCGCCTTCGAGGACGGCCGCTGGGCAAAGGCGACACCGCTTCAGCGCAAGGCCGTGCTGCTGCGCATCGCCGAGCTGATCGAGGCGAACGCGGACGACCTCGCGCTGATGGACTCGCTGGAGATGGGCAAGGCGATCTCCGCCGCGCGCGCCGAGATCGCCTTCGCCACCGGCTTCTTCCGCTACTACGGCGAGGCGGTCGACAAGCTCTACGGCACCGTCGCCCCTTCCGACGGCATCACGCTTTCGCTCGGCCTGCTGGAGCCGCGCGGGGTCGTCGGCGCCATCGTGCCGTGGAACTTCCCGCTCATCAACGCAGTGCTGAAGGCCGCCCCCGCGCTCGCGGCGGGCAACAGCGTCGTCCTGAAACCCTCCGAGATCGCCTCGACCTCGGCGCTGAAACTCGCCGAAATCGCGGCGGAGGCGGGCCTTCCGGACGGCGCGCTCAATGTCGTGCCCGGGCTCGGTCCCACGGTCGGGCAGGCGATCGGCCGCCACGGCGGCATCGACCTTGTCAGCTTCACCGGCTCCACCGCGACCGGCCGCCTGTTCATGACCTACGCCGGACAATCGAACGGCAAGCCGCTGCTCCTCGAATGCGGCGGCAAGTCGCCGCAGGTGGTCTGCGGCGACATGGCGGACGACCTCGACGCCGTCGCGGCGCGCGTCGCCCACGACGCCTTCTGGAACCAGGGGCAGTGGTGCGCGGCGAAAACGCGCCTGATCGTCGAGGACGGTTTCCACGACCGGCTCGTCGAAGCCGTGATCAGGGCGGCCGCAGAGCGCGTCCCCGGCGATCCGCTCGACCCCGCCACCAACTTCGGCACGATCGCGACCCGAGGCCAGCTGGGCAAGGTCCGGGGCTTCATCGACCATGCCCGCACCGAGGGCGCGAACGTCGCGTTCGACGGCGGCACGTGGGGCGAAACCTCGACCGCGCCCGCGATCCTCACCGACGTGCGCCCGGACATGACCGTCGCCTGCGAGGAGGTGTTCGGGCCGGTGCTCTCGGTCATGCGCTTCCGCGACTTCGACGAGGCGCTCGCCATCGCCAACGACACCGCCTACGGCCTCGCCGCCAGCATCTGGACCCGCGACGCCCGCCGCACGCAGGCGGCGGCGCGCGGCATCCGCGCGGGGCGCGTCACCGTGCGCGCGAGCGCCGCGGCGGGCGAGCACTCCGGCTTCGCGCTCGGCGCGGAACCGTGGGGCGCCTCGGGCTTCGGCATCGAGGGCGGCATGGAGGGGCTGCGCTCCTACTGCCGGTTCAAGTCCGTGGAGATCGTCTGCTGA
- a CDS encoding TonB-dependent receptor, producing the protein MKKNAFSATFSRGLLALGVSSIALGASAMAQEAETAPTLDAGEIVVTARKTSERLQDVPISVNAMTGDQLRERGAVDVKDIMRSVPGLSFSNVERGLGNYNIRGVSTVASSPTVGIYLDDISLVTIATTFSGAFDPIFFDMERLEVLKGPQGTLYGGSSMGGAIKYVSARPDVSALSGSAAAGFAATAHGDPSYNVEGILNLPLVTDKLAMRTGFLYRRDGGYIDNAPGLVRNSNYSSTPSPDYTPLVQDALSGRSSSNHNKADSFVGRLSFQWEPDATWAIRPALFYQRYELKNPSQFFLGDTEKLTSSFRLPQRTTDKTGIYSLDIGKSLGAVQFTSLTAYFDRRLDWWRDYSFFVGGLVPPMFPLTSNNLSASHTKQFSQEVRLSSGGPADRLKWVAGLYYSWQDDNLYQIVDTPGAEPIIGTTTGYVGDTTTKTKQYAAFGEATFSITDRLDVTAGVRLFQIRQEVDIMGNGPFNGGLTLVEGRKSNEKGVNPKVGVSYKPTPDTMIFASAAKGFRPGGPNRFQINPVLCAADLERLGLTAAPDSFESDNLWSYELGTKNQFAGGRVTLNGAVFFTDWKKIQQQLNLINCGFAFTGNAGSAEVKGAEVEGRFTVVPGFQIGGNATYTSAKITDAAPGTSAQDDDEVLAVPKWMASAFASYGFDVGSGWRAQARAEYQYQSKARRMFDRVQAVTFSDAEMGLVPNLAEFREGYDVVNASISADNGSTELRLYFNNIFDVQPWIDTNLGSGNDYATTLRPRTIGIEVRQKF; encoded by the coding sequence ATGAAGAAGAACGCATTTTCTGCCACTTTCAGCCGCGGCCTGCTGGCGCTCGGCGTCTCGTCGATCGCGCTCGGCGCCTCGGCGATGGCGCAGGAGGCCGAAACCGCTCCGACGCTCGATGCGGGCGAGATCGTGGTGACGGCGCGCAAGACGAGCGAGCGGCTTCAGGACGTGCCGATCTCGGTGAACGCGATGACCGGGGACCAGCTTCGCGAGCGCGGCGCGGTCGACGTGAAGGACATCATGCGCAGCGTGCCGGGCCTGTCCTTCTCGAACGTCGAGCGCGGCCTCGGCAACTACAACATCCGCGGTGTCAGCACCGTGGCGTCGTCGCCCACCGTCGGCATCTACCTCGACGACATCTCGCTGGTGACGATCGCGACCACGTTCAGCGGCGCGTTCGATCCGATCTTCTTCGACATGGAGCGGCTGGAGGTCCTCAAGGGGCCGCAGGGCACGCTCTACGGCGGCAGCTCGATGGGCGGCGCGATCAAGTACGTGAGCGCGCGGCCGGACGTGTCGGCGCTTTCGGGAAGCGCCGCCGCGGGCTTCGCCGCCACGGCGCACGGCGACCCCTCCTACAACGTCGAGGGCATCCTGAACCTGCCGCTGGTGACGGACAAGCTCGCCATGCGCACCGGCTTCCTCTACCGCCGCGACGGCGGCTACATCGACAACGCGCCCGGCCTCGTGCGCAACTCCAACTATTCGAGCACGCCGTCGCCGGACTACACGCCGCTCGTGCAGGATGCGCTCTCCGGCCGCTCCTCCTCGAACCACAACAAGGCGGACAGCTTCGTCGGACGCCTGTCGTTCCAGTGGGAGCCGGACGCGACATGGGCGATCCGCCCGGCGCTGTTCTACCAGCGCTATGAGCTGAAGAACCCGTCGCAGTTCTTCCTCGGCGACACGGAGAAGCTGACCTCCTCGTTCCGCCTGCCGCAGCGCACCACCGACAAGACGGGGATTTACAGCCTCGACATCGGCAAGTCGCTGGGCGCGGTGCAGTTCACCTCGCTCACCGCTTACTTCGATCGCCGGCTGGACTGGTGGCGTGATTACAGCTTCTTCGTCGGTGGGCTGGTGCCGCCGATGTTCCCGCTCACCAGCAACAACCTCTCCGCCAGCCACACGAAGCAGTTCAGCCAGGAAGTCCGCCTCTCGTCGGGTGGTCCCGCTGACCGGCTGAAGTGGGTCGCGGGCCTCTATTATTCCTGGCAGGACGACAATCTTTACCAGATCGTCGACACGCCCGGCGCCGAGCCGATCATCGGAACCACCACCGGCTATGTCGGCGACACGACGACCAAGACGAAGCAGTACGCGGCGTTCGGCGAGGCGACCTTCTCGATCACCGATCGTCTCGACGTGACCGCCGGTGTCCGCCTGTTCCAGATCAGGCAGGAAGTCGACATTATGGGCAACGGCCCCTTCAACGGCGGGCTGACGCTCGTCGAGGGCCGCAAGAGCAACGAGAAGGGCGTCAATCCGAAGGTCGGCGTCTCGTACAAGCCGACGCCCGACACCATGATCTTCGCCTCGGCGGCGAAGGGCTTCCGCCCCGGCGGCCCGAACCGCTTCCAGATCAACCCCGTGCTCTGCGCGGCCGATCTCGAGCGCCTCGGCCTCACCGCGGCGCCCGACAGCTTCGAGTCCGACAACCTCTGGAGCTACGAGCTCGGCACCAAGAACCAGTTCGCGGGCGGCCGCGTGACGCTGAACGGCGCCGTGTTCTTCACCGACTGGAAGAAGATCCAGCAGCAGCTCAACCTCATCAACTGCGGCTTCGCCTTCACCGGCAACGCCGGCAGCGCCGAGGTGAAGGGCGCCGAGGTCGAGGGGCGCTTCACGGTCGTGCCCGGCTTCCAGATCGGCGGCAACGCGACATACACGAGCGCGAAGATCACCGATGCGGCGCCCGGCACCAGCGCGCAGGACGACGACGAGGTGCTCGCCGTGCCGAAGTGGATGGCGAGCGCCTTCGCCAGCTACGGCTTCGACGTCGGCTCCGGGTGGCGCGCGCAGGCCCGCGCCGAATATCAGTACCAGAGCAAGGCGCGGCGGATGTTCGACCGCGTGCAGGCCGTCACCTTCTCGGATGCCGAGATGGGCCTCGTTCCGAACCTCGCGGAGTTCCGCGAGGGCTATGACGTCGTGAACGCCTCGATCTCGGCCGACAACGGCTCGACCGAGCTGCGGCTTTACTTCAACAACATCTTCGACGTGCAGCCGTGGATCGACACCAACCTCGGATCGGGCAATGACTATGCGACGACGCTGCGTCCGCGCACGATCGGGATCGAGGTGCGTCAGAAGTTCTGA
- a CDS encoding helix-turn-helix transcriptional regulator, with protein MRAAHAPAETGGSLDTPPGDRIVGALHFSGTRALNNSLDTAQTGFDPTLRSVVEALNADIERYPGPVGNAFRLVPDSDILRGRYHGMTIRPGFSMVLSDLHYTAENLYHHVCGDYMKLHFRLCGGSVIGSEQKEDVAVPAGRMSYLVQPPDSVKYERVGAESHERSITMICSKDFMSELLSPNTPDLPVPIADFLRARGPRFTHSGLPMPPQIRPIVEDILSPPQTGPLGNLMMEAKALELLCFAIKQILGSARTADSIRPRDRRKIEDLCQMLDEDTQASLSIADLCRHLAWNETQMMECFKQVTGTTISNYRQRVRMDNALRQLCDTDASITEVAFNAGYEHPSNFATAFKRTFGFSPRLARARLN; from the coding sequence ATGCGCGCGGCACACGCACCGGCGGAAACGGGCGGCTCTCTGGACACGCCGCCGGGCGACCGTATAGTCGGCGCGCTGCATTTTTCAGGGACGCGCGCGTTGAACAACAGCCTCGACACCGCCCAGACCGGCTTCGATCCGACGCTCCGGTCTGTCGTCGAAGCCCTGAACGCGGACATCGAACGCTATCCCGGGCCGGTCGGCAACGCCTTCCGGCTGGTGCCGGACAGCGACATCCTGCGCGGCCGGTATCACGGGATGACGATCCGGCCCGGTTTTTCGATGGTGCTTTCCGACCTGCATTACACCGCGGAGAATCTCTACCACCACGTTTGCGGCGACTACATGAAACTGCACTTCAGGCTGTGCGGCGGCAGCGTGATCGGCAGCGAACAGAAAGAGGACGTCGCGGTTCCGGCGGGCCGCATGTCTTATCTCGTCCAGCCGCCCGACAGCGTGAAATACGAGCGCGTGGGCGCGGAAAGCCACGAACGCTCCATCACGATGATCTGCAGCAAGGACTTCATGTCGGAACTGCTTTCGCCGAACACGCCCGACCTCCCCGTCCCGATCGCGGACTTCCTGCGGGCGCGCGGGCCGCGGTTCACCCATAGCGGCCTGCCCATGCCGCCGCAGATACGCCCCATCGTCGAGGATATTCTGAGCCCGCCGCAGACGGGTCCTCTCGGCAACCTGATGATGGAAGCAAAAGCGCTGGAACTTCTTTGCTTCGCGATCAAGCAGATCCTCGGCAGCGCGCGCACGGCGGACAGCATCCGCCCGCGCGACCGCCGGAAGATCGAGGACCTCTGCCAGATGCTCGACGAGGACACGCAGGCCTCGCTCTCGATTGCCGACCTCTGCCGCCATCTCGCGTGGAACGAGACGCAGATGATGGAGTGCTTCAAGCAGGTGACGGGCACGACGATCTCCAACTACCGCCAGCGCGTGCGCATGGACAACGCGCTCAGGCAGCTCTGCGATACCGACGCCTCGATCACCGAGGTGGCGTTCAATGCGGGCTACGAGCACCCCAGCAACTTCGCCACCGCCTTCAAGCGCACGTTCGGCTTCTCGCCGCGGCTGGCCCGCGCGCGGCTGAACTAG